The Deltaproteobacteria bacterium genome includes a region encoding these proteins:
- the grpE gene encoding nucleotide exchange factor GrpE, whose product MKTVLNAVQQPEDEIAEGAEIADPAETITRLEEEAKANYDRFLRVSAEFENYKKRSAREAEDFRKYANESLLKDLLPVIDNLERALESSDATAATLAEGVGLTRKEILKVLERYGATPVEAFGSEFDPCRHQALMMDESGQHPPNTVVKELQKGYMLKDRLLRPALVAVSAATAEARQCEEAVNDPAD is encoded by the coding sequence GTGAAAACAGTGCTGAACGCCGTGCAGCAGCCGGAAGACGAGATCGCGGAAGGCGCGGAAATCGCCGACCCGGCGGAAACCATAACCCGGCTGGAAGAGGAGGCCAAGGCCAACTACGACAGGTTCCTTCGGGTTTCCGCAGAGTTCGAGAACTATAAAAAGCGCTCGGCCCGCGAAGCTGAGGACTTCCGCAAGTACGCCAACGAAAGCCTTTTAAAGGACCTCCTGCCGGTAATCGACAACCTGGAAAGGGCCCTTGAAAGCTCGGACGCCACAGCGGCCACCCTGGCCGAGGGCGTGGGCCTTACGCGGAAGGAGATATTGAAGGTGCTGGAGCGCTACGGCGCGACCCCGGTGGAGGCTTTCGGAAGCGAGTTCGACCCCTGCCGCCATCAGGCGCTCATGATGGACGAGAGCGGCCAGCACCCGCCCAACACCGTGGTGAAGGAGCTTCAGAAGGGATACATGCTGAAAGACAGGCTGCTACGGCCCGCACTGGTAGCGGTGTCAGCCGCGACGGCGGAGGCCAGGCAATGCGAAGAAGCCGTAAACGACCCGGCGGATTAA
- a CDS encoding type II toxin-antitoxin system HicB family antitoxin: protein MTSFTARYFKTESGYMGQLMEWPEVVTDGDDLEECRLMLRDALEQMILAYRKLGKEIPAGRALRCGVA from the coding sequence ATGACCAGCTTTACCGCACGATATTTCAAGACGGAATCCGGCTACATGGGCCAGCTAATGGAGTGGCCCGAAGTGGTTACGGACGGCGATGACCTGGAGGAATGCCGTTTGATGCTCCGGGATGCCCTGGAGCAGATGATTCTGGCTTACCGCAAGCTGGGAAAAGAGATTCCCGCCGGACGCGCACTCAGATGCGGCGTGGCATAA